A window of Ananas comosus cultivar F153 linkage group 4, ASM154086v1, whole genome shotgun sequence contains these coding sequences:
- the LOC109709212 gene encoding uncharacterized protein LOC109709212 isoform X1 encodes MGSEGPSVVTVYVTGFKKFHGVSENPTEVIVGNLKAFMEKRGLPKGLVLGSCTILETAGQGALGQLQKVLESAVIGREKGSSNAGQVIWVHFGVNSGATRFALENQAVNEATFRCPDELGWKPQKVPIVPSDGGITQIRETSLPVNEITKTLAKMGYDVVLSDDAGRFVCNYVYYHSLRFAEHHGIKSLFVHVPLFFTIDEEIHMHFVASLLEVLAASH; translated from the exons ATGGGTTCGGAGGGTCCTTCGGTGGTAACAGTTTATGTTACTGGGTTTAAGAAATTCCATGGGGTCTCGGAGAATCCAACTGAGGTTATTGTGGGTAATCTCAAAGCCTTTATGGAGAAGAGAGGACTGCCGAAAGGTCTTGTTCTTGGGAGCTGCACGATTCTCGAGACGGCAGGACAAGGGGCACTTGGTCAATTACAAAAAGTATTAGAGTCGGCTGTAATTGGCAGAGAAAAAGGATCGTCGAATGCTGGGCAAGTCATCTGG GTCCACTTTGGAGTCAATAGTGGTGCGACAAGGTTTGCTCTGGAGAATCAAGCGGTAAACGAGGCTACTTTTCGTTGCCCTGATGAACTTGGATGGAAGCCTCAG AAAGTCCCTATTGTACCTTCTGATGGAGGCATCACACAAATACGAGAG ACTTCTTTGCCTGTGAACGAAATTACAAAGACTTTGGCGAAGATGGGTTATGATGTGGTTCTCTCAGATGATGCCGGTCGATTCGTATGCAACTATGTCTACTACCATTCTCTTCGGTTCGCAGAGCACCATGGAATCAAGTCTCTTTTCGTACATGTCCCCCTCTTCTTTACTATTGATGAAGAAATCCACATGCATTTTGTTGCCTCCCTCTTGGAGGTGCTCGCTGCCTCTCACTAG
- the LOC109709212 gene encoding uncharacterized protein LOC109709212 isoform X2 has translation MGSEGPSVVTVYVTGFKKFHGVSENPTEVIVGNLKAFMEKRGLPKGLVLGSCTILETAGQGALGQLQKVLESAVIGREKGSSNAGQVIWVHFGVNSGATRFALENQAVNEATFRCPDELGWKPQKVPIVPSDGGITQIREADVP, from the exons ATGGGTTCGGAGGGTCCTTCGGTGGTAACAGTTTATGTTACTGGGTTTAAGAAATTCCATGGGGTCTCGGAGAATCCAACTGAGGTTATTGTGGGTAATCTCAAAGCCTTTATGGAGAAGAGAGGACTGCCGAAAGGTCTTGTTCTTGGGAGCTGCACGATTCTCGAGACGGCAGGACAAGGGGCACTTGGTCAATTACAAAAAGTATTAGAGTCGGCTGTAATTGGCAGAGAAAAAGGATCGTCGAATGCTGGGCAAGTCATCTGG GTCCACTTTGGAGTCAATAGTGGTGCGACAAGGTTTGCTCTGGAGAATCAAGCGGTAAACGAGGCTACTTTTCGTTGCCCTGATGAACTTGGATGGAAGCCTCAG AAAGTCCCTATTGTACCTTCTGATGGAGGCATCACACAAATACGAGAG GCTGATGTGCCGTAA